One Delphinus delphis chromosome 16, mDelDel1.2, whole genome shotgun sequence genomic window carries:
- the UBE2D1 gene encoding ubiquitin-conjugating enzyme E2 D1 isoform X1: MALKRIQKELSDLQRDPPAHCSAGPVGDDLFHWQATIMGPPDSAYQGGVFFLTVHFPTDYPFKPPKIAFTTKIYHPNINSNGSICLDILRSQWSPALTVSKVLLSICSLLCDPNPDDPLVPDIAQIYKSDKEKYNRHAREWTQKYAM; encoded by the exons gAATTGAGTGATCTACAGCGCGACCCACCTGCTCACTGTTCGGCTGGACCTGTGGGAGATGACT TGTTCCACTGGCAAGCAACTATTATGGGGCCT CCTGATAGCGCATATCAAGGTGGAGTCTTCTTTCTCACTGTACATTTTCCGACAGACTATCCTTTTAAACCAccaaag atTGCTTTCACAACAAAAATTTACCATCCAAACATAAACAGTAATGGAAGTATTTGTCTTGATATCCTGAGGTCACAATGGTCACCAGCTCTGACTGTATCAAAAG TTTTATTGTCCATATGTTCTCTGCTTTGTGACCCTAATCCAGATGACCCCTTAGTACCAGATATTGCACAAATctataaatcagacaaagaaaa ATACAACAGACACGCAAGAGAATGGACTCAGAAATATGCAATgtaa
- the UBE2D1 gene encoding ubiquitin-conjugating enzyme E2 D1 isoform X2 — protein MTPDSAYQGGVFFLTVHFPTDYPFKPPKIAFTTKIYHPNINSNGSICLDILRSQWSPALTVSKVLLSICSLLCDPNPDDPLVPDIAQIYKSDKEKYNRHAREWTQKYAM, from the exons ATGACT CCTGATAGCGCATATCAAGGTGGAGTCTTCTTTCTCACTGTACATTTTCCGACAGACTATCCTTTTAAACCAccaaag atTGCTTTCACAACAAAAATTTACCATCCAAACATAAACAGTAATGGAAGTATTTGTCTTGATATCCTGAGGTCACAATGGTCACCAGCTCTGACTGTATCAAAAG TTTTATTGTCCATATGTTCTCTGCTTTGTGACCCTAATCCAGATGACCCCTTAGTACCAGATATTGCACAAATctataaatcagacaaagaaaa ATACAACAGACACGCAAGAGAATGGACTCAGAAATATGCAATgtaa